In Trichoplusia ni isolate ovarian cell line Hi5 chromosome 10, tn1, whole genome shotgun sequence, the genomic window TTAATTACTAGGTACATACACTGCCCAGTctcaattttaaatactatacATTATATTACTTGTAAAAACGAATACATCATGTCCTATTGTTTAAGAAATAGTAGTAGCCTTAGTTAAAAGCATTCAACGAATACCATTTTACAAGAGAACGCAAACcacagaattaaaaaacaatgaggAAGGATTTTGACAAAACTATTTTTGGTAATTCAATAGACGGATATTACTATCAGGTTACATTGTCAGACATAGTTGACTAGCTCGTGAGAACTATTACCTTGTTAGGATTTCGATTGATCACATACCGCTCCTCGTTGTACTGATACATgtaaataggtacctaaatgtcatattatttatgtataagaGTATAGTATGCCTTGTATCAACGTGATTGATATCATCAATGAGAACTGTCATGAATCTTTATTAGAACATGAATCATATTACAAACGTGCTGCTAACGCCTGTCATTTGAcggcagtgttttgtttttagttatttatttaaattacaacaacaGCACTAAACTTCTCTAAACTCTACATTTACAACATATTAACCATCTTTAAAACATTTGGTCCGATATGTTTTACTtctataattaatcaatttatttggttagatacttaaaaaaagtaaaaatctactaatgattgaaataattttacacaacCACATATAAATAAACGATTAACATATTTCAGCGATtgttaatctttattgttgATTTAAGTCGTGTGAAATTTTCTAATGGATTTTTCAGTAAAAAGAACTCTAAAACACTTTTTCAAGTGCCTAAACAAATAGAGCACATATAGACCTCTTATTGGAACTTTAAGGTGTCCACTATACTCATAGGCTACAAGCCTATACGGCCATTCGCATTGGTATTAGTATCCCACgatacttacattttattgtcaGCTACGGGCTTCCCTTGCGGGCGCGAAGTATCAGGAAGTAGGAGAACTATACCACCGCCGAAAGCGGCCAGCGCTGCAATCGTCACCATTGGCAGGTGATCGTTAAACATCGTCTGTAAACAAAAggataattatcaaaatacttaTCATGTAATCCCGTCCCATCCCGTCATCAtttataatagaattttattagAATGGCTCCAGCAAATGAAATGAGAAAAGGTTCGTTTACTTCCGAGGTCTGTGAGACCCCGGGAAGCCAGCGGGGGATTGTCCAAAAGAGTTACCGTAGCCCCGGCACAAAAGGGCAAATGAAGGAAAATGGGTGGGTTTTAGCCAGTAGAAGTATGACACTTCCTTCCGCTTAAAAAAAGGTCGGTGATATCGGCCGGAGTGAGTATCCAATGCCTTCTTATAATCTTTTATCTTTCTAATAATACCAGTAAACTCtaccattaattaattaattgacataGAATTATTGTTGTTTCTGTTAATGTTCGTTTTCGTTATTATGGTCAGGttgcttaaaattatttatattatcgaAAAACCAACCggattattttatgtatttagtaatTTACTGTTAATGAATGTTTCGAAACTGTAGCAGTACAAGGATTAAGAAATAACATCCTAATGCATATTTTACGAGCAACTATAAATTTCCTTACCAGTTTCCATAAGTACGGTATGCAAATAAGCGCTAGGCCGGCCGCGATTTGGCTGGCGCCGACTCCAAGGTTTCTCACCACCGTCGGATACAGTTCCACAGTGAAAATCGGCAGCATCATATTCGTAGAGCCGATAGAAAACTTCCCGATCATCAAACAAGCGATCATGATCCATTGGTCGTCAAAGGCTATTGAGAAAAGTTCGCTCGCAACGCAAGCAAGTCCACACGCTAACATGCTTATGAATATCGGAATCCTTCTTCCAGCCTTCAGAAGTATAGGGATACTTATTGCTATCGCTGGGATTTCCACAACAGCTAGAATGATCGACGTCACGTGTAAATTTCCCAAATTGAAGTTTCCGATGTTCAATAATAGCCCGTAGTATGCTATCGTCATTGAGAACCATGCTAGGAACAGGCAAATTGTTCTTTTACGTAGAGCTCCTTTGAACAGCATCATGACACTTGGTCCTTCGTCTGTGTTGTCAGTTTTGCACAGCATGAGCAGTTTGTCGATATCAGCTGGGAACTCGCGGCCATTGAACTTTGCCGCTTTCTGCAGTATCACTTTAGCTTCCTGAGTCTTTCCCATGCTGAGCAACCATCTTGGAGATTCTGGTAGAACAAACCTGTAATGgtcatataattatttaaaatagatcattttacttaacataacataattatcatATTGATTgattactaaataatttactaaatactGTGATAAGTTATCCAATTATCGAGAGGTATAGAGTAAATCTTACCACAATGCGATAAGTAAGCATCCGGGAATAGATAAGCTTAATTGCAAGTCTCTCCAATTGGGCATGGCCATTGACAGCAGGGTCACAATGAGGTACGCCAGAGGCAACCAGAAGAAGTTGCAAACTCCAGCAATCGTCACCCATTTCCCTCCGACCAGTTCTACGGCGAGCACAAAGGCGGCATAGACTACTGACACCGATACGAAGCCCATGATGAGCCTCACTGTCAGGTACTGTATGAAGGACCGCACCAACAGGGAGAGGATGGCTAGAGCACTTTGAGCTATCATCATGCTCATCAGAACGCGCTTGCGGCCAAACCTGAAacataaacatgaaaattttgttatttcgtCTTCATTTCTGGAACTTTATGATAAAAAAGCAATTTCTCGAATCACGAATTAACATAAACTATCTGTAACCGGTCTCAGAAGATGAAAGTCCTTACTTGTCTGAAATCCATCCTCCTATAACGCCGCCGACGCCAACGCCGACCAAGAACATAACTTCAGCTAAACTCGTGAGGTAAGCTTTATCGCACACGAGGTTCCATTCCGAGATAATAGTGTTGCCAACTTCGGACCTATCGTAGTCCCACTCCGTGCATTTTGTGAAGATTTCTGAGACTGGGCCAGTGTGGTCCAGAATATTTTGTACTGTCACATCTGCGGTGAGCGTCCGCacttgacagctgtcaaaaggTTGACTATAATTTATCCAGTCCGCTAATGGTAAGCTCGACAGATTCGCCGGCTGCCGACACCAAAATTTCGTTGCCTTTGCCTGAAAAATCAACAACTATAGATGTAGCAACCGAAAGTAACGAGCATATTGAGGGAATCTAGAAATTCTAGTCCTTCTAGAAATACTTACAGTAAAGGTAGGCAAGTAAATGTGAAAGGTGCAGGGCAGTGAGAACAGCGACATTAGGAATGTCATGAGCAATTGCCAGCGTCCGTACTTCCCAATGACTGTGGACACGACGTCTGGTCCATCGTCCTCCACGGGCGATAAAGTCCGACTTTTCTCTTTATTTGTTCCCTGACTTGGGATtactgaaacaaataaacaacacattagttaattgataaaattatggtACCTAACTTAAAAGTAGTAGTGGATAGTTTGCATATACTATACAACAAAAGTGTGAAAAGGGTAGGTATGGCCAAAACCTgataatttcaacatttttctgTGCCATTTATTTTCGAAGCCAATGTTATCAGATAGGGATCAAATATCTGTAAATTAGATTTGATCCGTTTGAAATCGGAATATGCAATACGTATCGCATCAAACGGATTGAATCGACGACGGCTTAAAATTTGCATTTCTCCGCAAATATCGTTCGGTTTTccagttgtgttttttttagcaGAAATATATTTACTCTATATATCTGTACTCTGCTGAATTTACAATCCTCAGGATTTCctattacgtaataataaaaaaatggtataataaTCTACGCCATATTTCTCTGTAAGTATTAATATATGTGATACCTAATGCCAGTAGGTAAAACCATATTTATCACGAACATGTAATGCGAGCATCCAATTCTTCTGTACGGCCGATATACGAGATTAATTACTCCTAGTACTTGCTGTATCGTCTTAACACGAACTAATAAAAGCGTCTTACGTATGTTATCCAATACTAACCTGACCAAATTAAGTTTCATAGCAGCAAGTACttattttacaacttaattGTTTATCGATATATGGATATGAAGTCGACTAATATCAGAACGTATTCAGAGAACACATTAGAAACTGCACTACTTCCGACGACTCAAGGTTGCATCAAAAGCAAGAGTTCTCTGCCTGTGATTAAgggattaattaaataacaagtaCATTAAGATTTTAATCACGGTggtataattaaagtaatttaattacaaaattgattGTGTAGTTTTAGGACGGAACTGAGCCTCTTTGGCGGATAATTTATAATCTAAGCAGTCATATTATACAATGgtttttgaatacattttatttaagcatCATTAAGGCGCCTATCTGTTTATCATTTCCTGACTTGATCACGTGAATCCACGGACAGTAATTAATTGtctgctcggatagccgagtggcataggtcactacgccaaacccgcgcgacgtgtcgcgggttccatccccgtgtgggacaagcatttgtgttatccatgGATGCTTCATTTAAGttagggtgtctttgtgcatgttacttcAATGTTTATGCCTCAActacacaaggattacattccTTAGTGCGCCTACTTTTTGAGAGTACAAGAGTcacaattatgtattttactcGTTCAAACAATTTGTATAGAAAATCAGTGATTCTCggatgtttaataataaatgttgataTGTCTTTTATAAGCTCAATTAATGCTTGTGTTGGTCGCGTGCTCAGTTAGATGCGCCACGTGCTTTTCTTGAGCATTTCGCGCGCTCTTCACAATTATGTCCGAGTACGCATGCGTAGTCGAGCACTACCGGCGCCTTAACAATGATCTTTATGATTGCAAGTGTAACGAATGACAACTGAGGAATCAATGTTAATGCTGCCATCGTTTATATCTTTCATGacatttatattaatagaaCAAGAAATATGATAACGTTGTAAACATTATGTAAGTGTCAGTACGCATTACAGAACATGTTGTGATCTTCATTTATGAAGTTGCAATCCATAAAATGTTAAAGCAAGCACATATCTGTTTCATACGCAGTGTTAAGAAGcatctacaatattattttaaacggtTTAAGAGGTCTTTAAGAGGACATACATACTGATGTCAACTCAAATACCCTTCTAGACGTTCAACCCTTTTAACAAGCCGACGCATAAAGTCGGTATGTCTGCCTGTCTGTGTCATCATAACTCCCGAAAGgtttgagcgattttaatttagtttgttttgtattaaaggtgaattagcATCCTTTGAAAGTTGTGAAGAGTGAgagatttctttaaatttaatcttgTGTTATAAGTACCTGCTATGAAATGGTCGGGTTGTGTATTGAACGGATAGTAATAATTCCAGTGTAACATCTGACGTAACGTAAAATTGCGTGCGTAGTTTTACAATAAACTAGAGAGTCGTCATCCGTTTAAACATTATTCTTCATCTCGGTCCGCGGACAGCAGACTGCATTCGGGGCCAAGGACAGAGGGCATA contains:
- the LOC113498250 gene encoding organic cation transporter protein-like isoform X1, with translation MKSKNNSCEPQPELQELLQKPHSLPLLGDGKRATIIPSQGTNKEKSRTLSPVEDDGPDVVSTVIGKYGRWQLLMTFLMSLFSLPCTFHIYLPTFTAKATKFWCRQPANLSSLPLADWINYSQPFDSCQVRTLTADVTVQNILDHTGPVSEIFTKCTEWDYDRSEVGNTIISEWNLVCDKAYLTSLAEVMFLVGVGVGGVIGGWISDKFGRKRVLMSMMIAQSALAILSLLVRSFIQYLTVRLIMGFVSVSVVYAAFVLAVELVGGKWVTIAGVCNFFWLPLAYLIVTLLSMAMPNWRDLQLSLSIPGCLLIALWFVLPESPRWLLSMGKTQEAKVILQKAAKFNGREFPADIDKLLMLCKTDNTDEGPSVMMLFKGALRKRTICLFLAWFSMTIAYYGLLLNIGNFNLGNLHVTSIILAVVEIPAIAISIPILLKAGRRIPIFISMLACGLACVASELFSIAFDDQWIMIACLMIGKFSIGSTNMMLPIFTVELYPTVVRNLGVGASQIAAGLALICIPYLWKLTMFNDHLPMVTIAALAAFGGGIVLLLPDTSRPQGKPVADNKMPPFDNNSPCNGTFTITDDRGH
- the LOC113498250 gene encoding organic cation transporter protein-like isoform X2; translated protein: MGDVNKVTTFPDIMRKCFKMGLFKIIPSQGTNKEKSRTLSPVEDDGPDVVSTVIGKYGRWQLLMTFLMSLFSLPCTFHIYLPTFTAKATKFWCRQPANLSSLPLADWINYSQPFDSCQVRTLTADVTVQNILDHTGPVSEIFTKCTEWDYDRSEVGNTIISEWNLVCDKAYLTSLAEVMFLVGVGVGGVIGGWISDKFGRKRVLMSMMIAQSALAILSLLVRSFIQYLTVRLIMGFVSVSVVYAAFVLAVELVGGKWVTIAGVCNFFWLPLAYLIVTLLSMAMPNWRDLQLSLSIPGCLLIALWFVLPESPRWLLSMGKTQEAKVILQKAAKFNGREFPADIDKLLMLCKTDNTDEGPSVMMLFKGALRKRTICLFLAWFSMTIAYYGLLLNIGNFNLGNLHVTSIILAVVEIPAIAISIPILLKAGRRIPIFISMLACGLACVASELFSIAFDDQWIMIACLMIGKFSIGSTNMMLPIFTVELYPTVVRNLGVGASQIAAGLALICIPYLWKLTMFNDHLPMVTIAALAAFGGGIVLLLPDTSRPQGKPVADNKMPPFDNNSPCNGTFTITDDRGH